Proteins from a single region of Juglans microcarpa x Juglans regia isolate MS1-56 chromosome 5S, Jm3101_v1.0, whole genome shotgun sequence:
- the LOC121268679 gene encoding (3S,6E)-nerolidol synthase 1-like has product MVSMSTKTLFAASSINPPIASSRIQKTANSNPFSLTSLPSAHKHWKISQDHDTFASTPLEYPNYGTKKHDFGGLSVQHSHKLEACRRALRKVGKDDGFECLNMINAIQRLGIDYHFEEDIDAILKGQYAKYIAHGDCGQNLHEVALRFRLLRQRGYYVPADVFNNFKDREGKFDKELDNDINGLMSFFEASQLSIEGEDILDEASSFCEQLLNEWQIKHPDDNQVSVVGNTLGNPYHKSLARFMAKRFFGNLSGTNGLWLNDLHHLAKMDFNMVQSIHQKEIVQISKWWKDVGLAQELKFARDQPLKWYIVSMACLTDPDLSEERVELTKPISLIYIIDDIFDVHGTLEEVTLFTEAINKWDFAALEQLPEYMKICFTALNDITNQISYKIYQKHGWNPVDSLRKTWASLCNAFLVEAQWFSSGQSPKPEEYLKNAVVSSGVHVVLVHIFFQLGHGITKETVDLVDNVPGIISSPATILRLWDDLGTAMDESQDGHDGSYIDYYMKEHKDSAVKEAREKVVDMISDSWKRLNKECLISPNPFPAKFNEACLNMARMVPLLYSYDDNHDLPSLEEHMKSVLYESVPI; this is encoded by the exons ATGGTATCCATGTCCACTAAAACCTTATTTGCAGCTTCCTCCATCAATCCTCCAATTGCCTCCAGCAGAATTCAGAAAACTGCAAATTCAAATCCCTTCAGCCTTACTTCATTGCCAAGTGCCCACAAGCATTGGAAAATTTCCCAAGATCATGATACATTTGCTTCTACTCCTTTAGAATATCCAAACTACGGAACTAAGAAGCATGATTTT GGCGGGCTCAGCGTCCAACATTCCCATAAATTAGAAGCATGTAGGCGTGCACTAAGGAAAGTAGGAAAAGATGATGGTTTCGAATGTTTAAACATGATTAATGCCATCCAACGCCTCGGCATTGACTACCACTTCGAGGAAGACATTGATGCAATTTTAAAAGGGCAATATGCAAAATACATTGCTCATGGTGATTGCGGTCAGAATCTTCACGAGGTTGCGCTACGCTTTCGACTGTTGAGACAACGAGGTTACTATGTTCCTGCCG ATGTATTTAACAACTTCAAGGACAGGGAGGGAAAGTTTGACAAAGAACTGGATAACGACATAAACGGATTGATGAGTTTCTTTGAAGCTTCACAGCTAAGTATAGAAGGAGAAGACATACTAGATGAAGCTAGCAGCTTTTGCGAGCAGCTTCTGAATGAGTGGCAAATCAAACATCCTGATGACAACCAAGTCAGTGTTGTTGGGAATACTTTAGGGAATCCTTACCACAAAAGTTTGGCAAGGTTCATGGCCAAGAGGTTTTTTGGTAATTTGAGCGGCACAAATGGATTATGGTTGAATGATTTACACCACCTAGCAAAAATGGATTTCAATATGGTCCAATCCATTCACCAGAAGGAAATTGTTCAAATCTCCAA ATGGTGGAAAGATGTTGGTCTGGCACAGGAACTGAAGTTTGCAAGGGACCAACCGCTCAAATGGTACATAGTTTCCATGGCCTGTCTTACAGACCCAGACCTATCCGAGGAAAGGGTTGAGCTCACAAAACCCATTTCTCTAATCTACATAATAGATGACATTTTCGATGTTCATGGAACGCTTGAGGAAGTCACCCTCTTCACAGAAGCCATCAACAA ATGGGATTTTGCTGCACTTGAGCAATTACCCGAATACATGAAGATATGCTTCACTGCTCTTAATGACATCACTAACCAAATCAGCTACAAGATATATCAGAAACATGGGTGGAATCCCGTAGATTCTTTAAGAAAGACG TGGGCGAGTTTGTGCAACGCTTTTCTGGTAGAGGCTCAATGGTTTTCTTCTGGGCAGTCTCCAAAACCAGAAGAATATCTGAAGAATGCAGTTGTTAGTTCAGGGGTACATGTGGTACTAGTtcacattttcttccaattGGGACATGGCATAACAAAGGAAACTGTAGATCTTGTTGACAACGTACCTGGTATTATATCTTCACCTGCCACAATTCTTCGGCTTTGGGACGACTTGGGAACTGCCATG GATGAGAGTCAAGATGGCCACGACGGATCGTACATAGATTATTACATGAAAGAACACAAGGATTCTGCAGTCAAAGAAGCACGAGAGAAGGTTGTCGATATGATTTCAGATTCATGGAAAAGACTAAACAAGGAGTGTTTGATCTCTCCAAATCCATTTCCAGCAAAATTCAA